The following DNA comes from Macaca thibetana thibetana isolate TM-01 chromosome 14, ASM2454274v1, whole genome shotgun sequence.
TCTTCACTGTTTTATCAACatagtcttatttttattatagtatacCACCTCTATAGATTTTTATACTACAATTAATGTTTCTGGTTCTTTAATGGACTCTAGTAAATTTGGcctaaaaatattcaaatgactCAATGTAAACTTTAACAGATGGAATAGATGGCATATATAGAAACGTTGactgaacttaaaaataattctgaatgaTTATACTAACATTTGTTTTAAAGAGTCATATTCTAAACAATCTAGTCCTCCCATTCATTCTGTTGACTATACAGAACTGCATTTCTATTTCagacatgtaaaaaataaaaacctcgcATTCTCATAAAATGTAATTACCTTTTAGCTGCTACCCATAGAACAGAGACATATGAATTACAGGCACACTTTGGAGgtattgtgggtttggttccagaccaccaccaataaagtgagtcacacatatatatatatttttttcttttccagtgcatataaaagttaagCTTacactatagtctattaagtgtgcaacagccttatctctaagaaaaaaatgtatgtaccttaatttaaaaatactctattgctaaaaaatgctaactatcatctgagccttcagtgagttgtagttttttttgctggtggaggatcTTGCCTCAAAGAGGAaagctgactgatcagggtgttggttgctgaaggctggggtagCTGTGGCCATTTCTTAAAGTAAGACTAcagtgaagtttgctgcatcagtGGACTCTTCttttacaaaagatttctctgtagcatgcgatggtgtttgatagcattttacctacaGCAGAATGTTCAAAACTGGAGTCATCTTCTCAAATTCTGCCTCTGCTTTATCTACTAAGTTTATATAATCTAAATCCTTTGTCATTTCAGTAATGTTAACAGCATCCTCACCAGTAGATTCCACCTCAATAAATCACATTCTTTGCTCATCTCTAAGAAgaaactcctcatccattcaagttttatcacaAGATTGCAATATCTCAGTCACATCTCCAGGCTCTGCTTCTAATTCTAGtcctcttgctatttccaccacgtCTGCAATTACTTTCtctactgaagtcttgaacccctcaaagtcatccatgaggattggaatcttcttccaaactcttggaatggtgaatcctttccagaaggtgttcaatttactttgcccaaatccatcagaggaatcactcaCTGTCTACGGCAGCTCTGGCCTCACAAAacgtatttcttaaataacaagacttgaaagtcaaagtACCCCTTGATCCACAGGCTGCAGAATGagtgttgtgttagcaggcatgaaacaTTTATCTCCTGggacatctccatcagagctcttgagtgatcaggtacattgtcaatgagtaGCAATATTCCGAAAGGAATCCTTTTACCTAGGCAGGAAGTCTCCCAAGTGGGctaaaaatattcagtgaacaatgctgtaaacagatatgcTGCCATCCAGGCTTTGTGCCACTTATACAGGACAGGTAGAGTACATTTAGCATCATTAGGAGCCTAGGATTTCGAAGAGGTAAATAATTGGCTTCCACTTAAAAGTCACCACCTGCATTAGTCCCTACTAAGACAGCCTATCCTTTGAAGATTTGAAGCCAGGTATAGACTTcccctctctagctatgaaagatGGTATCTTCTTCCATTAGAAGGCTGTTTgttggtcgggcgtggtggctcacatctgaaatcccagcactttgggaggctgaggtgggcagatcacaaggtcaggagattgagaccatcctggctaacacagtgaaaccccgtttctactaaaaatacaaaaaaattagctggccatggtggcatgcgcctatagtcccagctaccggagaggctgaggcaggagaatcgcttgaacccgccaggtggaggttgcagtgagctgagattgcaccactgcactctagcctgggcgacagagcaagactccatctcaaaaaaaaaaaaaaaaaaaagaaggctgcttgtctacattgaaaatctgttgggTAGTGTAGCTACCTTCATCAAtaacttgctgcttcaccttgcacttttaaaTTATGGAGATTGCTTCTTTCCTTACCCTCATAAACCAACCTCtgttagcttcaaacttttcttctgaagcttcctcacttctctcagcctttgGAGAATTGAAGAGGGTTAGAACCTTGCTTTGGTATAGGCTTTTGCTTAAGGGAATGTGTTGTAGctagtttgatcttctatccagaccattTAAAGTTTCTCTATGTTAGCAAAaaggctgtttttctttcttctcatttgtgTTCAATGGAATAGTACTTTTAAATGTCCTTcctgaactttttctttgcattcacaacttggctgtttagCACAAGAGGCCCAGGTTttggcctgtctcagcttttgaTGTGCCTTCCTCccaagcttaatcatttctaactttttttgtaaaatgagagaCTTGACTCTTcatttcacttgaacacttacaggccactgtagggttattaGTTGGAAAGATTTCAATATATTTGTTTCTCAGGGAATAGGGAcacctgaggagagggagagagtctAGAGAACAGCCAGTAGGTGGAGCAGTAAGAACACCCACAGCATTTATCGACTAAGTTCACCACCTTGCATTGGTGTGGTTCCTAGTGActcaaaacaattataatagtaacatcaaagatcatcataacagatataGTAATGAAAAAGGTGTAAATATTGCAATAATTACCAAAAGGCCACTGAGATAGGGAGTACATGCTGTTAGAAAAATGACACCAATAGACTTACAGAGTTGCCAcactttcaatttgtaaaaaaaaaaaaaaaaaaaaaaaatagcactttGTAGAGAATAAAGTGAAGCACCAATAAAAGGAGGTATGTCCGTACATATACACCAATGCTTTTCAAATAAGTGAATTActttaattgtaattattttaactcTCATGCCAAAATGATTTGCTTCAGTTCACTGCTACCTTCTTAGAAACAAATTTTTGGAATTGAAAGGGATACCTTAATTTTATATGAGTAAAAACAAAGGCCTTCATAGGTTTTTACTAATTCCATATTATCCAATTTAAAATATGAAcccagaaaattcaaaatttaagagaaaaatagggGAACAATGCAGATGTGAAGCAGCAAGTTAACATGTCTTCAATAACACTTAGCCTACCTGTCTGAACCAGCGGTTGCATTTTTTGTaagccttcttttttctcttttaccagTTTCCGGAGCAAATTCAGTTTGCCTTCCTGGATTTGTAAATTGTAGTGACCTCAAAGCTTTAGCAGTTCTTCCCTGAAGAAAGGTAAACAAATTATCAACTCAAATCTAGACATCAGACaataacatttcatttaatgTTAAACCAGATGACTTCCTAACCTGGAAGGCAGTCTGgaacatacaaaaaagaaaacaaggtttTCTTGCACTTAGGTTTTAGAGCCTAAGTGCAAGAAAGTTTACACGGCCCTAGATCATATTCAAAGTGTATTGGTTAATGTATTagtaacattttcattatttgattTTAGTCTCTGGTATATTAGGAGCAGAGGAGGAAGGCATTGTGAAAACCGCTAATGGCTGCTGCCAACACAGGCAAGAAGGCACAAAAACTGCTGTATAATCCAGTGGCACATAACTGATTTCCTAACAATCCTGGGTCCTTAAGGATTTCTTGTTGTTTAAGGGTTTATGTTTGTTATTTGGGGAGGAAAGAGCTGCAGCTGATATATTCTACAAGAACATTGGATAGATAAGGTGAAGACATCCACAGTGACATCATCAGCAAGTATCTAGTATGAACTGCAGATAAACTGGGCCCTCAAGATGTTCCTCTCAGAAGAGAACGACAGGAAAATagtataatttcaaatttcaactaTCTTTTAACTTGGtttaataaaaaggagaaaaatattccaGAGGTaagaattatgaaataattacaaGTAAAAATTATGAGAAGTGCTTCCTTGGCATGCTTGTCCTACACAAAAGATAGCTTTACGAAATCTTAAGTTGTTCTGATACGGTTAAATATGCATGTAGGCATGTCAATAAGgaatagaggaaaaatatttaatactttacaatgtaaaaatttattattattatttttttaccacGATGAGTCCTAAAATCAGCCTTGACCATACCAAGTAGGAATTCAGAGCTAGAAGCAAAGAAAACTCACAAGCATTTAAAAAACTCAAGAATGGGATAGTgtcaaaggagaaagaaagagtgaaataaaaaacaattactaTAAGTCATCTCTCTAATGTTCCTTTTAAAGCGGTGATTTCCAAGTCCTTCATATAAAGGCAAATTCATCCTGCTTCAAAGACACTTGCTGTTTGCTATGTCCCATGTAGTCACTTTGGtatcagaaaagaaacaaaattttggcTTGGCCGGAATGTTCTGAAACCCACTCCTAAAGTCTTCGTACTACAAGTTGTAGCTTGGAGTCTCAggcatattttattattcctttcccAAGCCTACTTTCTTTATCCCCCAGTCTTGACCTTCAGTGTATGTGAATAATATTTAGACACATCATCCACTTTCACCCCCTCCTTTTAATTCACTGTATCCTAGCAAATATAGTAATACTGTAAATATGATTTTCTTATAGTTAAGCAAAATCCTACATGGTAGAattcacatagaaaaaaaatgaatattatacaTACATCTGACTCAGGTTTCCTTTTCTGGCGGTCTTCAGTATCAACATCCACACTTCCATTGATTATCTGTGTGCATTTTGGACAAAGCTTCCAACCAGGTACAAGCTGTCTTCCGAATTTTGCACTCAGAAAAGTGGCATCATCTAAGTCAATTACATGCAAAttttttttggctaattttttgtgtatgttaaatGGGTCACAACACGACTTCTGTAAATCCTCAAATCTGTCAATGTAAATTTTTACATGATGAAAGCAAATTGTATTGTTCCCAGAAAGTGTCATTCCAGTTCTAAGTTGAAGTAAAAGCATATCATTTGATGACAATTCTTGCAAAGTCTTAAAACCTGTGTGACGAGTATAGTAGGTTTTATGGCACTCATTTGTAGTACGAAGCTGGACTCCAACTGAACATGGATCCATCATTCTTGATTCTAgcaaattttccctgttttattttgtctAGAGGTCTAGGTCATGGGCTGATCACcctagagaaaatattaaagagaatCAAATTTGTGCTGCAAGTTTATCTAGGAAActgaaaatgtatttgataaaattcaacacctgtctaaaagaaaataaggaataaaaaaggTATTTACCAAAGTCCTATaatagacatttaataatcaaacagAAGCATTCCCTGAAAAGTCAGAACTTGGCGAGAACACCTGCAATTACAGATTATATTTAAGACTATATAAGaattaaaaaggaggaaataagaaatattatcCAAAGATACATGAGAAATACAAGAGGTTTAACAAACCATTAGAACTAATAAGAGAATTCACCAGGGATGCTAGAAACTGAAAAACACTGTATCTTACAAAATATGTGActcttacaaaaaatatataacaagtCCTTCATGGAGAAAATTATCAAACTGAAAGACAAAAAAGGTACCCTAAATAAATGCAGCTATATATCATGGAGTGCCTCATTATAAAAAATCTGTCAATTATCCAGGAATACATCTGTAAATTCAGTTTTATTCCAATCAAAGTTCCATCAGATATTCTACTCCCACCCCACTGGAATTTAGCAAGCTGGCCTATATCAAAGAGTAAAGGTCTAAGAAAGCCAAGGTAATCATGAAGGAAAATACAGTAACATATTGATTTACTATAAACCTATTCTAATTGAAACTATGGTATTGGTATAGTATAAACAAACAGATCCATGAGTAGAAGAGGGCTTGGTATATGACATGTGGTACTATTAATCAATGGGTATCACACACTAATGAAGAAGGGACTTTAACCAGTTAACCATATGGAAAAAGGATTAGATCTCTTCTgcacaaacaaaaatcaattacaggtggattaaagaattaaacatgaaaagaaaaactaaacattttatgagaaaataaagaagatttTCTGACATGGGAGTAGGGAAGAATTATTCAAACAAGCAAGCAggtaccaaaaaaaataaaaag
Coding sequences within:
- the ARL14EP gene encoding ARL14 effector protein; this encodes MMDPCSVGVQLRTTNECHKTYYTRHTGFKTLQELSSNDMLLLQLRTGMTLSGNNTICFHHVKIYIDRFEDLQKSCCDPFNIHKKLAKKNLHVIDLDDATFLSAKFGRQLVPGWKLCPKCTQIINGSVDVDTEDRQKRKPESDGRTAKALRSLQFTNPGRQTEFAPETGKREKRRLTKNATAGSDRQVIPAKSKVYDSQGLLIFSGMDLCDCLDEDCLGCFYACPACGSTKCGAECRCDRKWLYEQIEIEGGEIIHNKHAG